One Candidatus Eisenbacteria bacterium genomic region harbors:
- a CDS encoding tryptophan 2,3-dioxygenase family protein yields the protein SSVCERLVDLDEGLMEWRYRHVKMVQRTIGAKVGTGGSMGAAYLETTLNKPLFPDLWAIRSEL from the coding sequence CAGCTCGGTGTGCGAGCGGCTGGTCGACCTGGACGAAGGCCTCATGGAGTGGCGCTACCGCCACGTCAAGATGGTGCAGCGCACCATCGGCGCCAAGGTGGGGACGGGCGGCTCGATGGGCGCGGCTTACCTCGAGACCACCCTGAACAAGCCGCTGTTCCCCGACTTGTGGGCGATCCGCTCGGAGCTGTAG